The genomic stretch TCTTCAATTTTCTGTTTAAGAGATTCGTCAAGAGTTAAATTTCCCTTAAGTACCACGTATAATATAAGATTATCATAAGCTTCAATCGCCATACTATTCTGAACTTCTGGAATTGACTCAACTATCTTGTATATATCTAAAGTACCCATTCTAACTCCTTTCCTTTTTATCGTGGAATCAGATCTACCATAGATTATTGCAGTACCCCTATCTGTTATCATTATCCAATCTCCGTGCCACCATACATTAGGAAATAAGTTAAAGTAACTCTCCTTATACCACTTATAATTGTCATCTCCCCAAAAATAAATAGGCATTGAAGGCATAGGCTCAGTTATTACTAATTCCCCCACTTCGTTTATAACCGGTTTCCCCTCACTATCAAATGCTTGTACACTTACACCTAACCATCTACATTGCATCTCACCAGACCAAACTGGTAATATGGGACATCCTCCTACAAATGCAGTCATTACATCAGTTCCTCCACTTCCAGGGGTTAGCCATATATCTTGTTTCACTTTTTTATATACCCACTCAAAACCACTCACACTTAACGGTGCAGCTGTGGATCCTATTGCCTTTAAATTTTTTAGATTATATTGGCTTCCTGGCTCTAATGCAGATTTAACACAAGAGTGTATGAAAGGCGCGCTGAGCCCTAAAAAGGTTAACTCTTCCTTTTCCGCTATTTCCCATAGAGGAGTTAAATTATTATACATAGGATTTCCATCATAAAATACAACAGTTGACCCATATAGTAAGGCATTTACGACCACATTCCACATCATCCATGATGGCGTAGAGTACCATAGAAATCTATCTTTTCCCTTAAGGTTTAAATGTAATGAAGCCTTTAACGCCTCGATGAGTATTCCCCCGTGGCTGTGAACTATTGGTTTAGGAATTCCAGTAGTGCCAGAAGTATATATAATCCACAAAGGATAATTAAAATCTACAAATTCAAATTCAATCTTTTCTTTTGTATGTATCTCATCCCATTTAACTACCTTCTTACCTTCACTATATATGTTGAAATTTTCATCTAATGAGGGTACAATTATTATTAACTCTAATGAGGGTAAATTATTTATAAGTTTCTTTACATCTTCTCTCTTATCTATCCTCTTCCCATTATATATGTACCCATCAGCTACTATGAGAACTTTAGGTTGTAATTGCTTAAATCTGTCTATTACTGCAGTAACTCCTAACTCTAATCCCGCGACTGACCATATAGCTCCAATACTTGCTGAGGCTAAAAGACCTATTACTGCCTCGGGTCTTTGGCTAATATACCCAACTATCCTATCTCCCTTCTTAACTCCTGATTGCTTTAGAAATGAGGCTAATGAAGAAACTTCATGTACCATTTCATTCCAGCTTATTACTTTCCTTAATCTATCCTCTCTTCTA from Sulfolobus sp. S-194 encodes the following:
- a CDS encoding acetoacetate--CoA ligase, whose protein sequence is MPEVLWIPSEKFIKESTMANYVEWLKNNGYDFDISYDPMKNIEYYNRLWKWSVIEPENFWKTIWDYFHIITHTPYINVMSSRQMPGVKWFSGSTLNYVEYIFRNIKDKPSIIYRREDRLRKVISWNEMVHEVSSLASFLKQSGVKKGDRIVGYISQRPEAVIGLLASASIGAIWSVAGLELGVTAVIDRFKQLQPKVLIVADGYIYNGKRIDKREDVKKLINNLPSLELIIIVPSLDENFNIYSEGKKVVKWDEIHTKEKIEFEFVDFNYPLWIIYTSGTTGIPKPIVHSHGGILIEALKASLHLNLKGKDRFLWYSTPSWMMWNVVVNALLYGSTVVFYDGNPMYNNLTPLWEIAEKEELTFLGLSAPFIHSCVKSALEPGSQYNLKNLKAIGSTAAPLSVSGFEWVYKKVKQDIWLTPGSGGTDVMTAFVGGCPILPVWSGEMQCRWLGVSVQAFDSEGKPVINEVGELVITEPMPSMPIYFWGDDNYKWYKESYFNLFPNVWWHGDWIMITDRGTAIIYGRSDSTIKRKGVRMGTLDIYKIVESIPEVQNSMAIEAYDNLILYVVLKGNLTLDESLKQKIEDKMRQELGPYFIPDYIIQVPDIPLTLNFKKLEVPVKKILMGWDINKAVRIDSITNPDALYILIELSKQIIEEIKRKRA